Proteins encoded in a region of the Xylocopa sonorina isolate GNS202 chromosome 1, iyXylSono1_principal, whole genome shotgun sequence genome:
- the Eogt gene encoding EGF-domain O-GlcNAc transferase isoform X3, with protein sequence MLRLQRRGGDHRGWVTTKKAQIETFYAQGDFGYVRDQRKEMSIFCEPLFVDDSSLECSEHMRFCRARNVMINFTDLLQRKEPIRYKMDVLKEGQIGGYCTLNEKRLEENADHISPLQSWGPELRNFRKLPRPPIVNDDCDIVIEKPTFIMKIDAIVNMYHHFCDFFNLYASLHVNLSHPTAFSTDNHIMIWESYSYRSAFQDTFQAFTRNPLWDLKTFRGETVCFKNLVFPLLPRMIFGLYYNTPLIYGCENSGLFKAFGDHILHRLHIPLHERKSQRIRVTLLSRDTQYRNILNEDELIKALKENPEYKVKKVVYNKKISFKKQLEITRNSDIFIGIHGAGLTHLMFLPDWAAVFEIYNCEDPGCYKDLARLRGVKYYTWENTSKLVQQDPGTYPDGGAHAKFTNYSFDVKEFLRIVSQAKEYVKNHDSFKKFISKVAQRKRTEAKNQTRALNVGKDIKTPKSNEVNELKPDVQPKDEL encoded by the exons GTGATCACAGAGGATGGGTTACCACGAAAAAAGCACAAATAGAGACGTTTTACGCTCAAGGAGATTTCGGCTACGTACGCGACCAAAGGAAAGAAATGTCGATTTTCTGTGAACCATTGTTCGTG GACGATTCATCCTTGGAATGCTCGGAACATATGAGATTTTGCCGAGCAAGGAACGTAATGATCAATTTCACGGATCTACTCCAAAGAAAGGAACCCATACGATACAAGATGGATGTTTTGAAAGAGGGTCAAATCGGAGGATATTGCAC ATTAAATGAAAAAAGGCTGGAAGAAAACGCGGATCACATTAGCCCATTGCAATCTTGGGGGCCTGAGCTGCGAAACTTTCGCAAATTACCACGACCACCGATCGTCAACGATGATTGTGATATCGTGATTGAAAAGCCAACGTTCATAATGAAAATAGACGCCA TAGTAAATATGTATCATCATTTTTGCGACTTTTTCAACTTGTACGCGTCATTGCACGTAAACCTCTCGCACCCCACCGCCTTCAGCACTGATAATCATATAATGATCTGGGAAAGCTACAG CTATCGTTCAGCGTTCCAAGACACCTTTCAGGCTTTCACGAGAAATCCGCTGTGGGATTTAAAAACATTTCGCGGAGAAACCGTTTGCTTCAAGAATCTTGTGTTTCCGTTATTGCCTCGCATGATTTTTGGTCTTTACTATAATACACCACTT ATTTATGGCTGTGAGAACAGTGGACTGTTCAAAGCTTTCGGTGATCATATTTTACATAGACTACATATACCTCTACATGAAAGAAAAAGCCAAAGGATACGAGTCACTCTGCTCAGCAGAGACACACAGTATAGAAATATATTGAACGAGGATGAATTGATAAAGGCTTTGAAAGAAAATCCTGAGTACAAAGTGAAAAAG GTAGTTTACAATAAAAAGATATCATTCAAAAAACAATTGGAAATTACAAGAAATTCTGATATTTTTATTGGTATACACGGAGCCGGATTGACGCATCTCATGTTTCTACCGGACTGGGCGGCTGTGTTTGAGAT ATATAACTGCGAAGATCCGGGATGTTACAAGGATCTTGCTCGTTTACGCGGTGTAAAATACTATACGTGGGAAAACACTTCGAAACTAGTACAACAAGATCCC GGTACGTATCCTGATGGAGGAGCACACGCAAAATTCACGAACTACAGTTTCGATGTTAAAGAATTTTTACGTATAGTTTCGCAAGCTAAGGAGTATGTGAAAAATCACGATTCTTTCAAAAAATTTATCAGTAAGGTGGCACAACGTAAAAGGACGGAAGCAAAAAATCAGACTAGAGCGTTAAACGTAGGAAAAGATATTAAAACTCCCAAATCGAATGAAGTTAACGAGTTGAAGCCTGATGTTCAACCCAAAGATGAACTATGA
- the Eogt gene encoding EGF-domain O-GlcNAc transferase isoform X2, with amino-acid sequence MVVNALSTKYSVPIALMFAVTFTYGNYTDIDLPPDHIKYYFSSFPTVAEECRNNTVCPYKDSLDTKACWGYEPNCKAEDSFSVPQCPGDHRGWVTTKKAQIETFYAQGDFGYVRDQRKEMSIFCEPLFVDDSSLECSEHMRFCRARNVMINFTDLLQRKEPIRYKMDVLKEGQIGGYCTLNEKRLEENADHISPLQSWGPELRNFRKLPRPPIVNDDCDIVIEKPTFIMKIDAINMYHHFCDFFNLYASLHVNLSHPTAFSTDNHIMIWESYSYRSAFQDTFQAFTRNPLWDLKTFRGETVCFKNLVFPLLPRMIFGLYYNTPLIYGCENSGLFKAFGDHILHRLHIPLHERKSQRIRVTLLSRDTQYRNILNEDELIKALKENPEYKVKKVVYNKKISFKKQLEITRNSDIFIGIHGAGLTHLMFLPDWAAVFEIYNCEDPGCYKDLARLRGVKYYTWENTSKLVQQDPGTYPDGGAHAKFTNYSFDVKEFLRIVSQAKEYVKNHDSFKKFISKVAQRKRTEAKNQTRALNVGKDIKTPKSNEVNELKPDVQPKDEL; translated from the exons ATGGTCGTTAACGCGTTATCTACTAAATACTCAGTGCCGATCGCGTTGATGTTCGCGGTCACATTTACGTACGGTAATTACACGGACATTGATTTACCGCCTGATCACATCAAGTATTACTTCAGCTCTTTTCCCACGGTGGCCGAAGAGTGCCGCAATAACACCGTCTGTCCTTACAAG GATAGCCTTGATACCAAAGCTTGTTGGGGTTACGAGCCGAATTGCAAAGCCGAAGATTCTTTTTCCGTTCCTCAATGTCCAGGTGATCACAGAGGATGGGTTACCACGAAAAAAGCACAAATAGAGACGTTTTACGCTCAAGGAGATTTCGGCTACGTACGCGACCAAAGGAAAGAAATGTCGATTTTCTGTGAACCATTGTTCGTG GACGATTCATCCTTGGAATGCTCGGAACATATGAGATTTTGCCGAGCAAGGAACGTAATGATCAATTTCACGGATCTACTCCAAAGAAAGGAACCCATACGATACAAGATGGATGTTTTGAAAGAGGGTCAAATCGGAGGATATTGCAC ATTAAATGAAAAAAGGCTGGAAGAAAACGCGGATCACATTAGCCCATTGCAATCTTGGGGGCCTGAGCTGCGAAACTTTCGCAAATTACCACGACCACCGATCGTCAACGATGATTGTGATATCGTGATTGAAAAGCCAACGTTCATAATGAAAATAGACGCCA TAAATATGTATCATCATTTTTGCGACTTTTTCAACTTGTACGCGTCATTGCACGTAAACCTCTCGCACCCCACCGCCTTCAGCACTGATAATCATATAATGATCTGGGAAAGCTACAG CTATCGTTCAGCGTTCCAAGACACCTTTCAGGCTTTCACGAGAAATCCGCTGTGGGATTTAAAAACATTTCGCGGAGAAACCGTTTGCTTCAAGAATCTTGTGTTTCCGTTATTGCCTCGCATGATTTTTGGTCTTTACTATAATACACCACTT ATTTATGGCTGTGAGAACAGTGGACTGTTCAAAGCTTTCGGTGATCATATTTTACATAGACTACATATACCTCTACATGAAAGAAAAAGCCAAAGGATACGAGTCACTCTGCTCAGCAGAGACACACAGTATAGAAATATATTGAACGAGGATGAATTGATAAAGGCTTTGAAAGAAAATCCTGAGTACAAAGTGAAAAAG GTAGTTTACAATAAAAAGATATCATTCAAAAAACAATTGGAAATTACAAGAAATTCTGATATTTTTATTGGTATACACGGAGCCGGATTGACGCATCTCATGTTTCTACCGGACTGGGCGGCTGTGTTTGAGAT ATATAACTGCGAAGATCCGGGATGTTACAAGGATCTTGCTCGTTTACGCGGTGTAAAATACTATACGTGGGAAAACACTTCGAAACTAGTACAACAAGATCCC GGTACGTATCCTGATGGAGGAGCACACGCAAAATTCACGAACTACAGTTTCGATGTTAAAGAATTTTTACGTATAGTTTCGCAAGCTAAGGAGTATGTGAAAAATCACGATTCTTTCAAAAAATTTATCAGTAAGGTGGCACAACGTAAAAGGACGGAAGCAAAAAATCAGACTAGAGCGTTAAACGTAGGAAAAGATATTAAAACTCCCAAATCGAATGAAGTTAACGAGTTGAAGCCTGATGTTCAACCCAAAGATGAACTATGA
- the LOC143423152 gene encoding ATPase WRNIP1, with the protein MYRIIWIFKTINEINLSKNYNTNTNIINTNQQNTMSNMEHIHLTEKMQPACLDDYIGQELIIGSNTLLQHLLTKGHVPSMILYGPPGCGKTSLANIIAKLSKEIHGDKVHVVKLSASSTGVNSIRDVVNTSKKDSRMNCQTIVFMDEIHRFNKLQQDIFLPHIEAVIDWLAEVCDGDARVALNGLELAVKTKVWDKPSSIHLTSITLEDIKESLKQAHMLSDRQTNNSHHLYSALHKSIKAGKQNASLYWLARIMAIKEDPVNIARRLVRISSEDIGLADIDALGIAVQTMHGCQMIGMPESDVLLAECVVYLTRAPKSQLLYNALKSAENIIRNHKDSQSIVPLHIRERSEQQKLCAVLGMTLTICLFLEIHFWHNTFNNKTHFGTLSCFDSA; encoded by the exons ATGTATAGAATAATTTGG ATTTTTAAGACaattaatgaaataaatttGTCAAAGAATTATAACACCAATACTAACATAATAAACACAAATCAACAAAATACAATGTCAAATATGGAACACATTCATTTAACTGAAAAAATGCAACCTGCATGCCTTGATGATTATATCGGTCAAGAACTAATTATTGGTTCAAATACACTATTGCAACACTTACTAACAAAAGGACATGTTCCTAGCATGATATTATATGGACCACCAGGATGTGGAAAG ACCTCTTTGGCTAACATTATAGCAAAGCTAAGTAAAGAAATTCATGGAGACAAGGTGCATGTTGTAAAACTCTCTGCATCTTCTACTGGTGTGAATAGCATAAGGGATGTTGTTAATACATCAAAGAAAGATTCGAGAATGAACTGTCAGACGATAGTATTCATGGATGAGATACATCGCTTCAATAAACTTCAACAagatatttttctaccacatatTGAGGCAG TAATCGACTGGTTAGCAGAAGTATGCGACGGAGATGCACGTGTTGCACTAAATGGCTTAGAACTAGCAGTTAAAACTAAAGTATGGGATAAACCAAGTTCTATACATCTTACATCAATAACCCTTGAAGATATTAAAGAAAGTCTTAAACAAGCGCATATGTTATCTGATAGACAAACTAATAATAGCCATCATTTATATTCTGCATTACATAAATCAATAAAAGCTGGTAAACAAAATGCATCTTTATATTGGCTGGCGCGCATTATGGCAATTAAAGAAGATCCAGTAAATATAGCAAGAAGATTAGTAAGAATATCTTCCGAAGATATTGGATTAGCAGACATTGATGCTCTAG gCATAGCCGTTCAGACTATGCACGGATGTCAAATGATTGGAATGCCAGAGTCCGATGTGCTTCTAGCAGAATGTGTTGTATATTTAACTAGAGCACCAAAATCTCAACTTCTGTATAATGCATTAAAATCAGCTGAAAATATTATTAGGAACCACAAAGATTCGCAATCTATAGTACCATTACATATCAGAGAGAGATCGGAACAACAAAAGCTTTGTGCTGTTCTTGGTATGACATTgactatat GTTTGTTCTTGGAAATACACTTTTGGCACAACACTTTTAACAATAAAACACATTTTGGAACATTAAGTTGTTTCGATAGCGCCTAG
- the Eogt gene encoding EGF-domain O-GlcNAc transferase isoform X1, with protein sequence MVVNALSTKYSVPIALMFAVTFTYGNYTDIDLPPDHIKYYFSSFPTVAEECRNNTVCPYKDSLDTKACWGYEPNCKAEDSFSVPQCPGDHRGWVTTKKAQIETFYAQGDFGYVRDQRKEMSIFCEPLFVDDSSLECSEHMRFCRARNVMINFTDLLQRKEPIRYKMDVLKEGQIGGYCTLNEKRLEENADHISPLQSWGPELRNFRKLPRPPIVNDDCDIVIEKPTFIMKIDAIVNMYHHFCDFFNLYASLHVNLSHPTAFSTDNHIMIWESYSYRSAFQDTFQAFTRNPLWDLKTFRGETVCFKNLVFPLLPRMIFGLYYNTPLIYGCENSGLFKAFGDHILHRLHIPLHERKSQRIRVTLLSRDTQYRNILNEDELIKALKENPEYKVKKVVYNKKISFKKQLEITRNSDIFIGIHGAGLTHLMFLPDWAAVFEIYNCEDPGCYKDLARLRGVKYYTWENTSKLVQQDPGTYPDGGAHAKFTNYSFDVKEFLRIVSQAKEYVKNHDSFKKFISKVAQRKRTEAKNQTRALNVGKDIKTPKSNEVNELKPDVQPKDEL encoded by the exons ATGGTCGTTAACGCGTTATCTACTAAATACTCAGTGCCGATCGCGTTGATGTTCGCGGTCACATTTACGTACGGTAATTACACGGACATTGATTTACCGCCTGATCACATCAAGTATTACTTCAGCTCTTTTCCCACGGTGGCCGAAGAGTGCCGCAATAACACCGTCTGTCCTTACAAG GATAGCCTTGATACCAAAGCTTGTTGGGGTTACGAGCCGAATTGCAAAGCCGAAGATTCTTTTTCCGTTCCTCAATGTCCAGGTGATCACAGAGGATGGGTTACCACGAAAAAAGCACAAATAGAGACGTTTTACGCTCAAGGAGATTTCGGCTACGTACGCGACCAAAGGAAAGAAATGTCGATTTTCTGTGAACCATTGTTCGTG GACGATTCATCCTTGGAATGCTCGGAACATATGAGATTTTGCCGAGCAAGGAACGTAATGATCAATTTCACGGATCTACTCCAAAGAAAGGAACCCATACGATACAAGATGGATGTTTTGAAAGAGGGTCAAATCGGAGGATATTGCAC ATTAAATGAAAAAAGGCTGGAAGAAAACGCGGATCACATTAGCCCATTGCAATCTTGGGGGCCTGAGCTGCGAAACTTTCGCAAATTACCACGACCACCGATCGTCAACGATGATTGTGATATCGTGATTGAAAAGCCAACGTTCATAATGAAAATAGACGCCA TAGTAAATATGTATCATCATTTTTGCGACTTTTTCAACTTGTACGCGTCATTGCACGTAAACCTCTCGCACCCCACCGCCTTCAGCACTGATAATCATATAATGATCTGGGAAAGCTACAG CTATCGTTCAGCGTTCCAAGACACCTTTCAGGCTTTCACGAGAAATCCGCTGTGGGATTTAAAAACATTTCGCGGAGAAACCGTTTGCTTCAAGAATCTTGTGTTTCCGTTATTGCCTCGCATGATTTTTGGTCTTTACTATAATACACCACTT ATTTATGGCTGTGAGAACAGTGGACTGTTCAAAGCTTTCGGTGATCATATTTTACATAGACTACATATACCTCTACATGAAAGAAAAAGCCAAAGGATACGAGTCACTCTGCTCAGCAGAGACACACAGTATAGAAATATATTGAACGAGGATGAATTGATAAAGGCTTTGAAAGAAAATCCTGAGTACAAAGTGAAAAAG GTAGTTTACAATAAAAAGATATCATTCAAAAAACAATTGGAAATTACAAGAAATTCTGATATTTTTATTGGTATACACGGAGCCGGATTGACGCATCTCATGTTTCTACCGGACTGGGCGGCTGTGTTTGAGAT ATATAACTGCGAAGATCCGGGATGTTACAAGGATCTTGCTCGTTTACGCGGTGTAAAATACTATACGTGGGAAAACACTTCGAAACTAGTACAACAAGATCCC GGTACGTATCCTGATGGAGGAGCACACGCAAAATTCACGAACTACAGTTTCGATGTTAAAGAATTTTTACGTATAGTTTCGCAAGCTAAGGAGTATGTGAAAAATCACGATTCTTTCAAAAAATTTATCAGTAAGGTGGCACAACGTAAAAGGACGGAAGCAAAAAATCAGACTAGAGCGTTAAACGTAGGAAAAGATATTAAAACTCCCAAATCGAATGAAGTTAACGAGTTGAAGCCTGATGTTCAACCCAAAGATGAACTATGA
- the LOC143430526 gene encoding uncharacterized protein LOC143430526, whose amino-acid sequence MSNAWNKTLYLQEQEAFVSGHGGTTPREVIYAIMPNICSIPLTTTTVALLERVINKNIRVLLEFTLIVIPSILCCTILSEYLINVCCAMMVISIINILLKMNTSTSSTYSIRPVYGRRPFITNYRALVNIITAICILAIDFRIFPRKFAKTEVYGYSLMDTGVGLFVCINALVAPEAKDFTPKPRIGFIHTISKNIKYSARSSIPLLILGFGRSVAIEVLGYQKHVTEYGVHWNFFLTLAFVKLFTSSITSTINSRYSLLSGIWILGMHEYILSTKGLKQWVLSNTPRNDFVSANREGIISVPGYVGLYLISVAISRLIHSTYRNLYTQNSLQIEYRTLNIKLLGYEFNVGYNKSMILCIKLSLISAQTCAATLFCDSYFRVSRRLANTGYCMWILTLSSMIITLLLLIEIICDILSYATADVECTEKKTMHKSHERARWQESVPGKYEYSYNIEILEAINYNGLVFFLSSNLLTGVINMLVHTLYVNQLRALQILIAYMAINIFLVLLLYRKQVQIKL is encoded by the coding sequence ATGTCAAATGCATGGAACAAAACTCTTTATCTCCAGGAACAAGAAGCATTTGTTTCTGGTCATGGTGGGACAACGCCCAGAGAGGTTATATATGCAATCATGCCGAATATTTGTAGTATTCCTTTAACCACTACTACAGTGGCTCTTTTAGAAAGGGTTATCAACAAAAATATTAGGGTTTTACTAGAATTCACATTAATTGTAATTCCATCAATTTTATGTTGTACGATACTATCCGAGTATCTGATTAATGTCTGTTGTGCTATGATGGTGATATCTATCATTAATATTTTACTGAAAATGAATACCAGTACCTCATCAACTTACAGTATAAGGCCTGTTTACGGCAGAAGGCCTTTCATTACGAATTATAGAGCATTAGTCAATATAATAACAGCGATATGCATATTAGCTATAGACTTTCGTATCTTTCCCCGCAAATTTGCTAAAACTGAAGTATATGGATATAGCTTAATGGACACTGGTGTTGGATTATTTGTATGTATCAATGCTTTAGTAGCACCAGAAGCTAAGGACTTTACTCCTAAACCTCGAATAGGTTTTATTCATACTATATCaaagaatataaaatattccGCAAGAAGTTCCATTCCACTTTTGATATTAGGTTTTGGCAGATCAGTTGCTATCGAAGTACTAGGATatcaaaagcatgtaactgAATATGGTGTCCACTGGAATTTCTTTCTAACTCTTGCTTTTGTTAAATTATTTACCAGTTCTATAACAAGCACAATTAACTCAAGGTATTCGTTGCTGTCAGGGATTTGGATTCTAGGAATGCATGAATATATTTTGAGTACTAAAGGTCTAAAACAATGGGTTTTGAGTAATACACCAAGAAATGATTTTGTGTCTGCCAATCGAGAAGGTATCATATCTGTGCCTGGATATGTTGGTTTGTACTTAATAAGTGTAGCAATTAGTAGACTAATTCACTCCACTTATCGGAACTTGTACACACAAAATTCATTGCAAATTGAGTATAGAACATTGAACATAAAGTTGCTTGGATATGAATTTAATGTAGGTTATAATAAGTCCATGATTTTGTGCATCAAGTTATCCTTGATATCTGCTCAAACTTGCGCAGCCACTTTGTTCTGTGATTCATACTTCAGGGTTTCCAGACGATTGGCAAACACGGGTTATTGCATGTGGATACTTACTTTAAGTAGTATGATAATTACGCTGTTATTATTAATAGAAATAATTTGTGATATATTAAGTTATGCAACCGCAGACGTAGAATGTACTGAAAAGAAAACAATGCATAAATCACATGAGAGGGCTCGCTGGCAAGAGAGTGTACCTGGTAAATACGAGTATAGTTATAATATCGAGATATTGGAAGCTATTAATTACAATGGTCTAGTTTTCTTTTTATCGTCGAATTTACTGACTGGCGTTATTAACATGTTAGTACATACATTATACGTAAATCAATTAAGAGCGTTACAAATATTGATTGCATACATggcaataaatatatttttggtTTTATTATTATATAGAAAACAGGTACAAATTAAATTATAA